The genomic window GCCGGCGCGGATATGCTCCTCCATACGTCGGGACACCACATCCCGCGATGCGAGCTCCATCTTCTCGGGCTCGTAGTCCGGCATAAAGCGATGCCCGGCGCCATCCAGCAGCAATCCACCATCGCCACGGCAGCCCTCGGTGACAAGAATGCCCGCGGGAAAAATCCCCGTGGGATGAAATTGCACCGCCTCCATGTTGCCAAGAACGGCACGGCCGCTCTCCAGGGCAATCGCAGCGCCCATACCCTCGTTAATGATGGCATTGGTAGACACACGGTAGAGACGCCCGAAGCCCCCGGTTGCGATACAGGTTGCGCGCGCGACGTAAGCAAGCAAACCACCGGATTTCAGATCCCGAGCCACCACACCGCAGCAGCGTTCCCCGTCACAGATCAGTGCCATCGCCTCCATGCGTTCGTGCACCGGAATGGACTCGGCCACCGCTCGATCAGACATGGTGTACAACATGGAATGGCCCGTGCCATCAGAGACATAGCTGGCTCGCCAGTGCGCAGTGCCGCCGAAGTTTCGAGCTGTGATAAGACCGTGGGCCCTGTCGGATTCGGTGATGGTGATTCGCTTGCCATTGACCACCACTTCATGGTCGCCGCGCTCTACACGGTTCCAGGGCACGCCCCAGGCCGCGAGTTCTCGAATAGCCTTAGGCGCTGTCTCCGCGAACATGCGCACCACCAGCTGGTCGGCACCCCAATCGCTGCCCCGTACTGTATCCGCAAAGTGCACGCTCTCGTTATCACCGCGTCCCTTACAGCTGTTCCCAAGGCTGGCCTGCATACCTCCCTGGGCGGCCGCTGAGTGAGAGCGTTTTGGCGGGACCAGGCTCAGAGTCAGCACCTCCAGTCCCCGACGCTTTGCCGCGATGGCTACGCGCAGGCCTGCGAGACCACCGCCTACAACCAGGGTGTCGGTGTAGATCACCTCCATCAGTGCCGCACCTCCATACCGGGAGGACTGTAGCGGAGCCCTGCCCGCACGGACTCTTCCTGCCCAATGCGCAGATACGCTTGCTGAGTCGCCAGTCCCAGCAACAAAAAGAAGGCGATCAATGCATAAACCGCGCGACGGAGCCGACGCCGCTTATGTACCGTGTCGCCCCAGCCAAACCAACCCCACTTGATGATCAAACGATACAGGCCAACGCCGGCATGCACCTCTACGGACAGGAGCAGCACCAATCCCAGCACCCACCCGCCGTCGGCTATGCGCGCCGCGGACGCATGCGGCCCGATGTCTGCCGGATGGATAAACAGTTCAAGTAGATGGGCTGTGGCAAAGAACATCAGCACCAGGCCGGTAACCACCTGAAGAAGCCACAGACTGGTTTCTTCGTGACGCATACCGCGCATGTGGATGATCCATGCCCGCCATTGCCGATACCCCGCCGGAATTTTGCGAAGGGCAAGCAGCGTATGCGTGACAAACAAGGTAAAAATCGCCAGAGCGACAAGACTCACCAGCCAGGGCTGGGGAGTGGCAAAGAAAAGAGCCCCCTCAAAAAACCGGGTCACTGCATACATGGCGGGTTTGCCCAGCAAGATGCTGGATACCGCGAAGAGATGCGCCCACATGAAGATGACCAGCAGGAGACCTGTAAGGCCCTGAAGCAAATCCAACCACGCTGGCCAGCGCTTATCGGAAGGTACTAGCAAATAAAACCCGCGCCTGAGTCCCTGGGACTTCTGTACTTTATGTATCACAAAGTATGCGGGTAGCACCCTGAAGAAATATTGACCTGACGCAAGGAAACGCCTGCCGGGCCCTTAAAATGCCTCGTCGATACCCAGACGCGAAAGATTCACCGTCGCTGCATCGAAATTTGCCTGCGCAACGCGGGTTCGCTGATAGGCATTATAAAAACGCACACGGGCATCCGCGGCGGTTTCTTCTCGAATATTGACGAGAAAGAAATCACTGGCGCCCTGCTCGAAGCGACGCACCTCTGCCTGCCTCATGGTCTCGGACAGCTCCACGTCCTGTTTTGCCAACTCCATGAGTTCCCGCGCCGTATCGAGCTCCAAAAGGATATTGCGCAGCTCAATCTCCACCTGATCCTCGAGGCGACGCTGCTCCTGCCGCAAGGATTCCAGCTCGGCCCGGGCCTGGGTGATCTTACCTTTGGCCTGGCGACGCTCCAGGGGCACCGTGAAGGTAAAACCGACAATGGCGTCCGTGCCATCCCGGGATGCACCACCTTCACCGATGGATCCAAAACCCTCAGCAATCTCGAGATTTAAATCGAGGCGGGGCTTCAATTCATTTTCTGACAGCGCGATTTTCTGCAACGCCCGCTCGGCGCCCGTTTGCAGAATACGCAGCTCGGGCCGCTGCTCCAGCAGCGCGGGCACATTCAGGGAGGCCTCCGTCGGTACCGGAGGCAAAACACCAAACTGCGTTTCCGCCGGTAAGCGCTGTACATCGGGGGTCAGGGGCTCTCCGGTTTCATCGCGGAGATAAAAAGCCAGCTGATTAGCCGCCACCTCAAAGTCCCTGCGGGCCGCGGTCATGAGCGTCTGCCGCCTGGTAATATTCTGCCGGTTCTCGGTAATAAAAATCGCCGCCCTGCGACCGCTGCTCACTTCACGCTCCAGACCGGTTTCCCGCTCCAGGGCTATACGCAGCAGATTATCATATACCGCGAGCTCCTGGCCCGCAGCGACCCAGCGCCAATAGGCTGCCAGAGCGCGCTGCTGAACACCCACCTTGGTGAGCAACACATCGAGCTCGGCCTGCTGCAACGCGAGCTCCGCATCGATCTGACCAAAGCGTCGCGCATCAATATCCCGATCGCGGAACACGCTGAACAACACGCCGAGCTTTGCCGTACCGCCATTATTGGTGAAATACTGATCCTCATAAATGGGGAAGTCACCATTGGACAGGGAATACTCACCGTACAGCTTTGCACCGAGGGGACGCAGGGGTTTGATGACCTTGCCTCCCACCGCCGTGCCGTCATAAAAACCATCCACGCGATCAAAACCGTCGGCGCCAAACACGAGATCAAAGGCACCCAGAGATTCCGTCACCCGGCCGACCGCCGCCTGACGCTGGGCCAGGGCTTTGAGAATAGAAGGAAAGTGCTCCTCTGACGCCGCAAGGACCTCCTCGGGGAGCAGGGGCATCTGCGCCAAGGGCACATCCGCACGCAGGGACGACGCACCCAAAAGTCCGATAAACACTATGGCGCGAAGCATCACTGGCCTGACGTCACCATGGGGTCGCCCTGACCGGGAAAGTTCGGCGGGAAGTTGTTCAGCTGACGCCAGATCTCGTAACCGACGGACACTTCCTCCAAGAGAACCCAACCGCGAGCCTTGGAGCCAAAGCGCACAAAGCGCCGGTCCGGCCACGCCACGCCCGTGTCCTCGTCCTCCTCCACGAGGATACGAAAACGACCGTTGGCCTGCGCCGTGGGATCAATGGCAATCACGTGTCCGCTGAAGGTACCCACCGCCACGGAGGGCCAACCACTGATTTGAATAACGGGCCAACCCTCAAACTGAATGCGCACCCTGGCGCCTTCCCTTACCAGGGCAATGTCCCGACCATCGATAAACATCTCGATCGCCCGCTCGGCGTTATCGGGCACAAAAGTCGCCACTACCTGTCCAGCACTGATAAAGGTGGCCGCATCGCCGGCGTTTACGCGCAGGATCGTGCCGTCCCGCGGCGCGCGAACAATCTGTACCGATTGCCGTGAAAGATTGACGTCCACGCGACTGAGCTCGGCCCCCGCCTGGGCCACATCGGCACGCAGCTGCTCTACGCGAATACGTGCCTGTTCAAACTCCCGGCGCGCCGAGAGTCCTTCGTCAAACAGTTTTTCCATGCGGCGCTTATCGATCTGGGCGATTTCCAGGGCCGTTTCCGCAGCGGTCAGCTTGGCCAGCACCTGCCCCCGCTCCGCTTGCAAGCGCTCCAGCAGTTGGGGGTCGTTATCGACGATGCGAACGATGGGATCCCCTACTTTGACCCGGGACCCGTCGCGCACGTACCACTCCTGAATCCGGCCCGGCACCAGGGCGTTGATTTCCTGCATGCGATCATTGGGATTCAATGCCGTGACATTACCGGGGCCGCTGGCCGTCTGCACCCAGGGCACAAAAGTCAGAAACAGACCCACCACGACGAAGAAGAACAGCAGCCCAATGCCCACGGCACGCGCAACGCGGGGAACGCCTATGCCGTTAAGCGTCGTGAATTTCTCGTTGTGATAATCGAACAAAGGCACGATCACTGCTCCCCGTTCAATTCGGCGGCGTTCTCGCCGTAAATCGACAGGGGCGTGCGCATGGGATGCTCCTCCAGCCCCATAAGATCACACAGAGACTCATAGTCCGTCACCATGACCTGCTGCTCAAAACCCAGTTGCAAATAGTGATCAAAACGCAAATCAATATTTTCGTAGGTGAAGTAGACAATAGTGGTTTCGCAACGTTCCTGAAGGGCCTCCATGGCGCGCAGCAAAAACACTTCCGGCATAGCGTCATAGGCCTGCGTCAGCACCAATATGCGGGGCTTGGCGATGATGGCCGCGGCCAGCTTGAGCTGCATCGTTTCCACAATGGAGAGGGGCCAGCCCGTACCCACCAGCTCTGTATCCAGGCCCTGGGGCAGCTGTGTCACGGTTTCGGCGAGACCCACAATCTCCAGCACCTTCATGACATCTACGGACTCGCTATTGGACGCCGATAGCCGCAGATACTCCCGAATACTCGCTTCCACGGCATTGGGCCGATCCAGCATGATGATTTCCTGGCGCTTTTCGTAGGCCTTGAGCTCCCGAAGATCCATGCCGCCGACTGCGATGTAACCGCTGTCAGGAGACTCGTGGCCGCGCACGAGATTGGTAAACACCCGCTGGGCCCGATGGCTGTCAGCGTAGACACAAACCCGCGAGCGGGCAGGAATCTTGAAATCCAGGGTGATCGAAGGCGCCACCACAACCTTACTGAAACTGAGTGAAGAGTCTCCATCGATTCGCGTATGGGCCTTGTCGGGCATATCCTGCTCAACGCGGAAAAACAGCGAGAGCTCGTCCACGGCTCCGCAGACATCGTAGAGATAGCTCAGATAGATCCCCATTTGCGACACCCCGAGGAACACCACGGAAAGCACCAGCTCCGCCGCCACCAGCTGCCCCAGGGACAGTTCACCGCTGATCACCAGCCAGCCGCCGAGTCCGAGGAGCGCAGCACTGGCCGCGGCGTAGATGAACAAAAAGCTCAGGGTCTGGGAAAAATGATGCCGAAAATGCAGGCGATGTTGTTCCATGTAGGAAGCCGTGACGTCATCGGTACGTCGGAGCGCCTCGGCAATGTGCATTTCACTTTTATAAAAACCATTGGCATGCCCCAATGACTCCAGCCAGGATGCGCTGTAGTGCTTGCGGTGGGAGAGCTCCACAGCACTGCGGATACCCCGCCGCCCCCAAATGAACCACACCAGCCAGATCAGCAGCGCGATACCCGCATTAAAGGCCAGCAACACCGGGTGATAAGACGACACCAGGAGGAAACCAACCACAGTCTGAAGCAGGATAGTGAAGCCCCCAACCAGCAGATTGGGCAGCATCTTCATGATAATGACGATATCGAAGTAGCGGTTGAACAGAGCGCTCTTGCCACGGTCATCAAAATAGGGGTTGCGGGCGTAGATGGTGCGAAGCGCAATCTCGGACACCATACGGGCATAAAATCGGCGCCCGAACACATCCATGATGTAGATCCGAAGGGCGTTCAGGCTGCCGGCAAGGAGCAGCAGAAAGAACAGCGTCAGCGACAACACCACCAGCGGCGTCGTCAGGCCGATGTTAGCCACCGTGTTGATCAGCATCTGAACGGACACGGGCGTCGCCAGGGACAACAGGCTGATACCTATGCCATAGATGATGGCCAGCACGTAGTAGCTGCGCTCCGGCGCCAGAATACCGATAAAAAAGCTAAACAGGGACGAAAGAGAAGTCTCTGATGCGATGTGTTTGTCAGCCATGAGAAAGAAGGTCAGGTTCGATAATTATCTATTATACGTAAACCCGATCGTTTTGGTTGGGTATTTCAGGGCCCCACAACCACCCGTTCCCACAATCGATCACTCAGGGCCTGCTGTGAAGCCCGCCGAAGATCACCCTGGGTGAGCCACTGCACAATTTCACTGGCAACATCCGGATAATGAACGCGTCTCACCGGCGTATGGGACGCCAACCAATCGCGAATGGGCTCCAGTCGCAAACTCTCCAGGACATCGCCGTATCCCAGCTGCTTTAGCGCAAGGGCGTTGGAAGACTGCTCCATCTGCCGACTCAGCGGCTTTACCAAGAGGCGTTTACCCAGGGCCAGACACTCGCTGGACAGCTCGAATCCCGCGTTACAGATCACCGCCGCGCAATCGGAAAGATCCGACTGAAAGCCCTGCAACGATGTGGGCAGGATGTGCAGGTTTGCCCGCCGGGCCGTCTTGTTGCCCGGGGCATAAATGTAAAACTCATACTCCGGTAACTGCGCCAGAAGCGCCTGCACCTCTTCCTGCTCTTCAAAGGGCAGATACACCACCACCTTGCGCTGCTCACTTTTATCGGCAGCATGCTCCACGTTGACGATGGGTGGGAGTATGGGTGCTTTAAAACTGTCCCAATGCATGCCGAGGCGGACACTGCCGGGGGCGAACATGCGCATGACCCATTGGGATCTAAAATCGTGGCCCGCGACGGGAACCCGATGATCAAAAGCCGGCTGGTGTCCCATGCTGACAACGGTTTTGCCCCGCAGCCAACCGGCCCAGGCGGTAATTGGTTCAAAGTCCGTCAGCACAAGATCGTAGTCCTGAAGATCCAGTGTCAGTACATCGCGCACAAGATGCCAGTAGTTGTTCCCGAAAAAGGTTTTCAGGTAGGACAAGCGACCGCGGGAGCTCGCAAAGGTAAGCCCGGGAAGCGTGCGAAAATGCCCGAACGCCTGCATATCAAAGTAGCGTTCAGCGGGGCGACCGCTGAACAGATAATCCACATTGATATCCCTGGCGGCAAAGGCTTTCGCCATGGCTCGGGCGCGACTCAGGTGGCCGTTACCTGTGCCCTGAACACCGTAGAGTACTTTCATTACCTGGATTGACTGCTGACTTGGATGCTTAGGCGAACCACTGCGCCGTCGCCAGAGCGATGGAAGAGCCCAGCATGGCACCCACGACGGTGTCCGTGGGAAAGTGCACACCGAGGTACACGCGGGACATGCCCACCGCCACGCTCCAGGCATAGAGTGGCAATAGCCATAGGCCAAAGTGCAGGACCAGAAGCGTCACAAATAAAAATGCGGCGCAGGTGTGCCCCGACGGAAAGCTGAATTCATCCGATGCAATGATGTGGCTTTGAAAGTCGGGTAATGCTGCCGCGGGTCGACGACGCTTCAAACTGTTCTTCAGGGTCCAGTAAAGTGTGCGTTCGATGGCGAAGGCGACGAGCATATGGGTCAGGAACTGTTCGCCGCTTTCGGACAGCAGGCCCAGGGCGCTCCCCAGAACCAAATACCAATGCCCGTCGGCGCTTCGCGAAATGGGGCGACGGTGGCGAGCGCCCCAACTCCGTGACTGCTGGGACAGCAGGAGAGACCGATGATCGAAGCCCTGAATAGTTTCGAGAACGCTCATACTGCGAACTCTAGGCTCGGGGGATGACGCTTGTATGACCTGCAAGCCCTCTGCCGTGAATTTTTTGTGACGGTGAACGTGACGTCGGTGATCCGCTACGGCGATATCCCGGGGTCAAAAGAGGGCTTACCCGGACAGCATACAAAACGATAAGCTTCTTCTCTGGTATTTTTATACGGCATGGTCCGTACCGCCCAATTTTCTGGAATTCAAGTATGAGCATTCTCTACCGCAGCGCTTTTGGACTCGCACAGGACATCAAGGCCGGCAAGCTGTCTGCCGTCACGGTGCTTGAGTTTTATCTGGATCGCATTGAGCAATTCAATCCCGGCATCAACGCCGTGGTTGCCCTCGACACGGATCGCGCCCTTGAGCGTGCCGTCGCCGCGGACAAGGCCGCCGCCGAGAACGAAGATTGGGGCCCCCTCCACGGCGTGCCCATGACCATCAAGGATGCCTGGTGTACCGAGGGCCTGGTGACCGTGGGCGGTATTCCGGAGCGCCGGGACTTTATCCCCGAAAAAAACGCGGTAGCGGTACAGCGCCTGGTGGATGCCGGAGCCATTATCTTTGGCAAAACCAACGTGCCTTTTATGAGCGCGGATCTGCAGTCATTCAATGAAATCTACGATGTCACCAATAATCCCTGGAACGTGGAGCGCACCTGTGGCGGCTCCTCCGGCGGTGCGGCCGCTGCGCTGGCGAGTGGCTTAACACCCCTCGAGTTGGGCAGCGACATTGGCGGCTCCATTCGGACGCCCAGTCACTTTAACGGCGTTTTCGGGCACAAAAGCAGCTACGAGCTCATCTCCAAACGGGGGCACCTGCCACCAGGCGACAAGGTGCTGTCAGAGCCGGATCTGTCCTGCGCCGGCCCCCTGGCCACCTGCGTTGATGATCTTGAACAGGCCCTGGCGCTGCTCGCCGGTCCCGCGCCAGACATCACCGCCCACCCCCTGCCCGCTCTGCCGACGCCGAGCTTTCGCGATGCCTCCCATCTTCGCGTGGCGGTCTGGGCCGATGATGAATTCTGTCGCGTAGATAAGTCGATAGCGGAGCATATTGAGAGCGCAGCAAAAACCCTGGAAAACCTCGGCGCCCACGTGGACCGTCATGCCCGCCCGGCCATTGATCCCCAGGCCAACCACGAAAACTATCTGCAAATCCTTATGTCGGTGATCGGCGCCGATGTACCCGAGGAAGTGCGCCAGATGGCAAGAGATATGGTGGCGGCGGCGGATCCGGATGATCGCAGCGAAGCGCTGTTACAAATGAAAGGTATCGCAATGGAGCACAGAAGCTGGATCGTGCAGAACGAAATACGCCAGCACACCCGCGTCGCCTGGGAAGCGTTCTTTCGCGACTACGACGTGTTGCTCTGCCCCTGCGCTCACGTCCCCGCCTTCGAGCACGATCATCATCCGGATATGCAGGCACGGGTCATCGCCGTCAACGGCGTCGAGCGTCCCTACACCGACGTTCTTAAGTGGGCGGGGCT from Congregibacter litoralis KT71 includes these protein-coding regions:
- a CDS encoding phosphatase PAP2 family protein; protein product: MSVLETIQGFDHRSLLLSQQSRSWGARHRRPISRSADGHWYLVLGSALGLLSESGEQFLTHMLVAFAIERTLYWTLKNSLKRRRPAAALPDFQSHIIASDEFSFPSGHTCAAFLFVTLLVLHFGLWLLPLYAWSVAVGMSRVYLGVHFPTDTVVGAMLGSSIALATAQWFA
- a CDS encoding HlyD family secretion protein, translated to MPLFDYHNEKFTTLNGIGVPRVARAVGIGLLFFFVVVGLFLTFVPWVQTASGPGNVTALNPNDRMQEINALVPGRIQEWYVRDGSRVKVGDPIVRIVDNDPQLLERLQAERGQVLAKLTAAETALEIAQIDKRRMEKLFDEGLSARREFEQARIRVEQLRADVAQAGAELSRVDVNLSRQSVQIVRAPRDGTILRVNAGDAATFISAGQVVATFVPDNAERAIEMFIDGRDIALVREGARVRIQFEGWPVIQISGWPSVAVGTFSGHVIAIDPTAQANGRFRILVEEDEDTGVAWPDRRFVRFGSKARGWVLLEEVSVGYEIWRQLNNFPPNFPGQGDPMVTSGQ
- a CDS encoding amidase; translation: MSILYRSAFGLAQDIKAGKLSAVTVLEFYLDRIEQFNPGINAVVALDTDRALERAVAADKAAAENEDWGPLHGVPMTIKDAWCTEGLVTVGGIPERRDFIPEKNAVAVQRLVDAGAIIFGKTNVPFMSADLQSFNEIYDVTNNPWNVERTCGGSSGGAAAALASGLTPLELGSDIGGSIRTPSHFNGVFGHKSSYELISKRGHLPPGDKVLSEPDLSCAGPLATCVDDLEQALALLAGPAPDITAHPLPALPTPSFRDASHLRVAVWADDEFCRVDKSIAEHIESAAKTLENLGAHVDRHARPAIDPQANHENYLQILMSVIGADVPEEVRQMARDMVAAADPDDRSEALLQMKGIAMEHRSWIVQNEIRQHTRVAWEAFFRDYDVLLCPCAHVPAFEHDHHPDMQARVIAVNGVERPYTDVLKWAGLTLNAYLPATAVPLGTTADGLPVGMQIASRYLGDRTTLAVARLLETHHRAFVPPPGYND
- a CDS encoding ABC transporter transmembrane domain-containing protein, which codes for MADKHIASETSLSSLFSFFIGILAPERSYYVLAIIYGIGISLLSLATPVSVQMLINTVANIGLTTPLVVLSLTLFFLLLLAGSLNALRIYIMDVFGRRFYARMVSEIALRTIYARNPYFDDRGKSALFNRYFDIVIIMKMLPNLLVGGFTILLQTVVGFLLVSSYHPVLLAFNAGIALLIWLVWFIWGRRGIRSAVELSHRKHYSASWLESLGHANGFYKSEMHIAEALRRTDDVTASYMEQHRLHFRHHFSQTLSFLFIYAAASAALLGLGGWLVISGELSLGQLVAAELVLSVVFLGVSQMGIYLSYLYDVCGAVDELSLFFRVEQDMPDKAHTRIDGDSSLSFSKVVVAPSITLDFKIPARSRVCVYADSHRAQRVFTNLVRGHESPDSGYIAVGGMDLRELKAYEKRQEIIMLDRPNAVEASIREYLRLSASNSESVDVMKVLEIVGLAETVTQLPQGLDTELVGTGWPLSIVETMQLKLAAAIIAKPRILVLTQAYDAMPEVFLLRAMEALQERCETTIVYFTYENIDLRFDHYLQLGFEQQVMVTDYESLCDLMGLEEHPMRTPLSIYGENAAELNGEQ
- a CDS encoding TolC family protein, translated to MLRAIVFIGLLGASSLRADVPLAQMPLLPEEVLAASEEHFPSILKALAQRQAAVGRVTESLGAFDLVFGADGFDRVDGFYDGTAVGGKVIKPLRPLGAKLYGEYSLSNGDFPIYEDQYFTNNGGTAKLGVLFSVFRDRDIDARRFGQIDAELALQQAELDVLLTKVGVQQRALAAYWRWVAAGQELAVYDNLLRIALERETGLEREVSSGRRAAIFITENRQNITRRQTLMTAARRDFEVAANQLAFYLRDETGEPLTPDVQRLPAETQFGVLPPVPTEASLNVPALLEQRPELRILQTGAERALQKIALSENELKPRLDLNLEIAEGFGSIGEGGASRDGTDAIVGFTFTVPLERRQAKGKITQARAELESLRQEQRRLEDQVEIELRNILLELDTARELMELAKQDVELSETMRQAEVRRFEQGASDFFLVNIREETAADARVRFYNAYQRTRVAQANFDAATVNLSRLGIDEAF
- a CDS encoding MJ1255/VC2487 family glycosyltransferase, with amino-acid sequence MKVLYGVQGTGNGHLSRARAMAKAFAARDINVDYLFSGRPAERYFDMQAFGHFRTLPGLTFASSRGRLSYLKTFFGNNYWHLVRDVLTLDLQDYDLVLTDFEPITAWAGWLRGKTVVSMGHQPAFDHRVPVAGHDFRSQWVMRMFAPGSVRLGMHWDSFKAPILPPIVNVEHAADKSEQRKVVVYLPFEEQEEVQALLAQLPEYEFYIYAPGNKTARRANLHILPTSLQGFQSDLSDCAAVICNAGFELSSECLALGKRLLVKPLSRQMEQSSNALALKQLGYGDVLESLRLEPIRDWLASHTPVRRVHYPDVASEIVQWLTQGDLRRASQQALSDRLWERVVVGP
- a CDS encoding fumarate reductase cytochrome b subunit; this encodes MLVPSDKRWPAWLDLLQGLTGLLLVIFMWAHLFAVSSILLGKPAMYAVTRFFEGALFFATPQPWLVSLVALAIFTLFVTHTLLALRKIPAGYRQWRAWIIHMRGMRHEETSLWLLQVVTGLVLMFFATAHLLELFIHPADIGPHASAARIADGGWVLGLVLLLSVEVHAGVGLYRLIIKWGWFGWGDTVHKRRRLRRAVYALIAFFLLLGLATQQAYLRIGQEESVRAGLRYSPPGMEVRH